A portion of the Acidobacteriaceae bacterium genome contains these proteins:
- a CDS encoding DUF885 domain-containing protein — translation MKRQLAAALLLSSALFAPIAHAQSLSADGAGQTLQRLSDQFFDEFWFPHNPSMGTALGLHQYDEKLENFSAAEEKSNVVALQEWEKKIAAIPADGLDAGPRADRELLLNYIRTQILQMDAVRGWEKNPDNYSSGVTNSIFMLMERPFAPANTRLRSAVAREKQIPEALAEARKNLKNPPHIYTEIALQQIDGDVSFFENDVPAAFKDATDKAAQAEFAKSNAAVVEALKSYGVWMKDDLLARSNGDYKWGAETYSRMLASQEMVDTPLGKLLEIGLADLHKNQAEFARVAKQIDPTKTPEQELAELATIHPAPKDLIASFGLTFDSLQSFIRSHHIITLPANTQPVLEETPPFMRATTQASMDPPGAFETGTDKAYFNVTLPDPRWPKAKQDEYMAAFNEGTIVSTSVHEAFPGHYVQFLWQKQFPSRIRKIVMANTNVEGWAHYCEQMMLDEGYGESVAKTPRDAKLIRLGQLQDALLRDARFVVAIRLHTGVGGPMTTGQAVEFFVKEGYQSRPIAEVETKRGTSDALYLYYTLGKLEIMKLREDVRKKQGAAFSLEKFHDQLMLQGMVPIKIARQAMLHDGSPVL, via the coding sequence ATGAAGCGTCAGCTTGCCGCAGCCCTGCTGCTCTCCTCCGCACTTTTCGCCCCCATCGCACATGCGCAAAGCCTCTCTGCCGATGGCGCAGGGCAGACACTTCAGCGGCTCTCCGACCAGTTCTTTGATGAGTTCTGGTTTCCGCATAACCCCAGCATGGGAACGGCGCTTGGCCTGCATCAGTATGACGAGAAGCTGGAAAACTTCTCTGCAGCCGAGGAGAAGAGCAACGTTGTCGCCCTGCAGGAGTGGGAGAAGAAGATTGCGGCCATCCCGGCCGATGGTCTCGACGCCGGGCCACGGGCTGACCGCGAGTTGCTGCTGAATTACATTCGCACACAGATCCTGCAGATGGATGCGGTTCGCGGGTGGGAGAAGAACCCGGACAACTACTCCAGCGGTGTGACCAACAGCATCTTCATGCTGATGGAGCGGCCGTTTGCACCGGCGAATACGCGGCTGCGCTCAGCGGTGGCTCGTGAGAAGCAGATTCCAGAGGCGCTGGCCGAGGCGCGAAAGAACCTGAAGAACCCGCCGCACATCTACACGGAGATCGCGCTTCAGCAGATTGACGGCGATGTGAGCTTCTTTGAAAACGATGTGCCTGCAGCGTTCAAGGACGCGACGGACAAGGCCGCGCAGGCGGAGTTTGCCAAGAGCAACGCTGCCGTGGTCGAAGCGCTGAAGAGCTATGGCGTGTGGATGAAGGACGATCTGCTGGCACGCTCCAACGGCGACTATAAGTGGGGTGCGGAGACGTACTCCAGGATGCTGGCGTCGCAGGAGATGGTGGACACGCCGCTCGGCAAGCTGCTGGAGATCGGGCTGGCTGATCTGCATAAGAACCAGGCCGAGTTTGCGCGTGTGGCCAAGCAGATTGACCCGACGAAGACTCCGGAGCAGGAGCTGGCTGAGCTGGCGACGATCCATCCGGCACCGAAGGACCTGATCGCGAGCTTCGGGCTGACGTTCGACTCGTTGCAGAGCTTTATTCGCAGCCACCACATCATTACGCTGCCCGCCAACACGCAGCCGGTGCTGGAAGAGACGCCGCCGTTTATGCGCGCGACGACGCAGGCTTCCATGGACCCTCCAGGTGCGTTTGAGACCGGGACGGACAAGGCGTACTTCAACGTAACGCTGCCGGACCCGCGCTGGCCGAAGGCCAAGCAGGATGAGTACATGGCCGCCTTCAACGAAGGCACCATCGTATCCACCAGTGTGCACGAGGCGTTCCCCGGCCACTACGTGCAGTTCCTGTGGCAGAAGCAGTTTCCTTCGCGCATCCGCAAGATTGTGATGGCGAATACGAATGTAGAGGGCTGGGCGCACTACTGCGAGCAGATGATGCTGGACGAAGGTTATGGCGAGTCCGTGGCGAAGACGCCGCGCGATGCGAAGCTGATTCGCCTGGGCCAGTTGCAGGATGCGTTGCTGCGCGATGCTCGCTTTGTCGTTGCGATCCGCCTGCACACAGGCGTGGGCGGACCCATGACGACAGGGCAGGCGGTGGAGTTCTTCGTGAAGGAGGGCTACCAGTCGCGGCCGATCGCCGAGGTGGAGACGAAGCGTGGCACGTCAGATGCGCTGTATCTCTATTACACGCTGGGCAAGCTGGAGATCATGAAGCTACGCGAGGATGTTCGCAAGAAGCAGGGTGCGGCGTTCTCACTGGAGAAGTTCCATGAC
- a CDS encoding energy transducer TonB: MTRLGLLIVAAAAFTTLPGGVAQAQSATQAPSLISMGSCSSSKLSDASGDVNLAFLVDASGKAAEIHTTSADSDSLKPCAKEIIGSSQFHPAMREGKPVQFRMEMRVHVDHR, from the coding sequence ATGACACGCTTGGGCCTCCTTATCGTCGCAGCAGCAGCCTTCACAACGCTTCCCGGTGGAGTCGCGCAGGCGCAAAGCGCTACGCAGGCACCTTCGCTCATTTCGATGGGAAGCTGTTCGAGCAGCAAGCTCTCGGATGCGTCCGGCGATGTGAACCTTGCGTTCCTGGTGGATGCCTCCGGGAAGGCTGCGGAGATTCATACCACCAGCGCGGACAGCGACTCGCTGAAGCCGTGTGCCAAAGAGATCATCGGCAGCTCACAGTTTCATCCGGCGATGCGCGAGGGCAAGCCCGTGCAGTTCCGCATGGAGATGCGGGTGCACGTCGATCATCGCTAG
- the mfd gene encoding transcription-repair coupling factor, giving the protein MILPFVRDLMAELESTDPFERVRRHLGGTGRRRVSGLTATARALYLPYFVRAAQRPVLLLVADNKAAEVLHATVNAACELTGVLDRDEILRLPAHDVLPFENLSPHTEIQEQRAAALWKLATGSAKLVIAPLEAVCMRLFGRDHYAALALELRVGEEHVPEMLVDHLVSVGYTRVDVVEMAGQVTQRGGIIDVYGPEQDRPVRIDFFGDEIESIRRFDPESQRSSDKLNHVTLLPLTETPATEDLLRAINARLTKSGTAAAAQIEGGELPAELQEHVRGDVREATIFPGWEFYAPVAGANSTLLELMGPKTAIFVEEPAMVENQGERWWNKVEQRHERAGIGSLVRAEDLYLSPWDLFDRIRSFGGLELDQLGAVDVLEADRSDAGEIEFATRPTMRFHGSIPAFIDELKKLHDNQAHVLIAAPNQGEVERVAGLLQEYGVSYRIGWRSEGMGADTNVFSEASYLAGDLRTPIIVRAALSNGVQVLDMERTTARQFVIVGANDLNDDTDVHARPARRSKTAAFVSDFRDLAVGDYVVHVEHGIAQYEGLRALENPDGSQLELMILNFADDAKLYVPLTRLDLIQKYRSTESGPAPQLNRLGNPAWSKTKARVKKAMEDMAEELLKLYAQRRAAVGFQYSPDNNMVREFEDAFPYNETEDQLNAIADIKRDMESTQPMDRLLCGDVGYGKTEVAMRAAFKAVQDGKQVAVLTPTTVLCFQHFESFKKRMANFPIVVEMISRFRTAKEKKEILERVSEGKVDILIGTHAVLGQEVRFQDLGLLVVDEEQRFGVRHKERLKKMSASIDALAMSATPIPRTLHMSLVGLRDMSVIETPPKDRMAIQTIVAKFDEKLVRTAIEVELERGGQSYFVSNRVETIYEMASLIREMVPQARVVVGHGQMPEAELERVMLAFMNGEYDVLCATSIIENGLDIAKANTIIINRADRHGLSELYQLRGRVGRSNRRAYSYLLIPPEQQLTEVARRRLAALKEFSDLGAGFKIAALDLELRGAGNMLGGEQSGHIEAIGFEMYTTMLEEAVSKLKGDGREERAQVTINLGISVKIDESYIEEENQRLRMYKRIAGAENEAALTDVRAELEDRYGKPADSVLNLLAAAEIRLVCERLHIAQVERKRVALEEPKKAAPAKPAVQAKPAFGSSWRTPPPARPLAGRYGQAPQTASLNFSSRAALNRTESNATKAVRDATATRATNSPLGVAVMKPMRDMLFLTFSEKLHNAPLEPGKGIHVGLLMKLVAKYAKQGAQLTPQGVLRWPLTSGKAEDVLRETRELLQMMSETPSA; this is encoded by the coding sequence ATGATTCTCCCCTTCGTCCGCGATCTCATGGCGGAGCTGGAAAGCACCGACCCCTTTGAGCGTGTACGCCGACATCTCGGCGGCACGGGGCGCAGACGTGTGTCCGGGCTCACCGCTACAGCCCGTGCGCTTTACCTGCCCTACTTCGTCCGTGCGGCACAACGCCCGGTTCTTCTCCTCGTCGCCGACAACAAAGCCGCCGAGGTGCTCCACGCCACCGTGAACGCAGCCTGCGAGCTGACCGGCGTGCTCGACCGCGACGAGATTCTGCGACTGCCCGCGCACGACGTCCTGCCCTTCGAAAATCTCTCGCCACACACCGAAATTCAGGAGCAGCGCGCAGCCGCTCTCTGGAAGCTCGCCACCGGTTCGGCAAAGCTCGTCATCGCTCCGCTCGAAGCCGTCTGCATGCGGCTTTTTGGCCGCGACCACTACGCTGCGCTCGCGCTTGAACTCCGCGTCGGCGAAGAGCATGTGCCCGAGATGCTCGTCGACCACCTGGTCTCCGTCGGCTACACCCGCGTCGACGTCGTCGAGATGGCCGGTCAGGTCACCCAGCGTGGCGGCATCATCGACGTCTACGGCCCCGAACAGGACCGACCCGTCCGCATCGACTTCTTCGGGGACGAGATCGAGTCCATCCGCCGCTTCGACCCCGAGTCGCAGCGCTCCTCCGACAAGCTCAACCACGTTACGCTGTTGCCGCTCACCGAAACCCCGGCGACCGAAGACCTCCTCCGCGCCATCAACGCGCGGCTGACAAAGTCCGGCACAGCAGCAGCCGCGCAAATCGAAGGCGGCGAGCTGCCTGCGGAGTTGCAGGAGCACGTGCGCGGCGACGTGCGCGAAGCCACCATCTTCCCCGGCTGGGAGTTCTACGCACCCGTCGCCGGAGCCAACTCCACCCTGCTCGAGCTGATGGGGCCGAAGACCGCCATCTTCGTCGAAGAGCCCGCCATGGTCGAAAACCAGGGCGAGCGCTGGTGGAACAAAGTCGAGCAGCGTCACGAACGTGCAGGCATCGGCTCTCTTGTGCGAGCCGAAGACCTCTACCTTTCACCATGGGATCTCTTCGATCGCATCCGCAGCTTCGGCGGTCTCGAACTCGATCAGCTTGGCGCTGTCGATGTGCTCGAAGCCGACCGCTCCGACGCCGGCGAGATCGAGTTCGCCACACGTCCGACGATGCGCTTCCACGGCTCCATCCCAGCCTTCATCGACGAGTTGAAGAAGCTGCACGACAACCAGGCCCACGTCCTCATCGCCGCGCCCAACCAGGGCGAAGTCGAACGCGTGGCCGGTCTGCTGCAGGAGTACGGCGTCAGCTATCGCATCGGCTGGCGCTCCGAAGGCATGGGCGCGGACACCAACGTCTTCTCCGAGGCCAGCTACCTCGCCGGGGACCTGCGCACGCCCATCATCGTGCGCGCTGCGCTCTCCAACGGTGTGCAGGTGCTCGACATGGAGCGCACCACCGCGCGCCAGTTCGTGATCGTCGGCGCCAACGATCTCAACGACGACACCGACGTCCACGCACGCCCTGCACGCCGCTCCAAGACCGCGGCCTTCGTCTCCGACTTCCGCGACCTCGCCGTCGGCGACTACGTCGTCCATGTGGAGCACGGTATCGCTCAGTACGAGGGCCTGCGCGCGCTTGAGAACCCGGATGGATCGCAGCTTGAGCTGATGATCCTGAACTTCGCAGACGACGCGAAGCTCTACGTGCCGCTCACGCGCCTCGACCTCATTCAGAAGTATCGGTCGACAGAGTCAGGCCCCGCGCCGCAGCTCAATCGGCTTGGCAACCCGGCCTGGTCCAAGACCAAGGCCCGCGTCAAGAAGGCCATGGAAGATATGGCCGAAGAGTTGCTGAAGCTTTACGCGCAACGCCGCGCCGCTGTTGGCTTTCAGTACTCGCCGGACAACAACATGGTGCGCGAGTTTGAAGACGCGTTCCCGTACAACGAGACCGAAGACCAGCTCAACGCGATCGCCGACATCAAGCGGGATATGGAGTCCACGCAGCCGATGGACCGGTTGCTGTGCGGCGATGTGGGGTATGGCAAGACGGAAGTTGCGATGCGGGCGGCGTTCAAGGCCGTGCAGGATGGCAAGCAGGTCGCCGTCCTTACGCCGACGACCGTGCTCTGTTTCCAGCACTTTGAAAGCTTCAAAAAGCGCATGGCGAACTTCCCGATTGTGGTCGAAATGATCTCTCGTTTCCGTACCGCGAAGGAGAAAAAAGAGATCCTCGAGCGCGTTTCAGAGGGCAAGGTGGACATCCTGATCGGCACTCACGCGGTGCTCGGACAAGAGGTTCGCTTCCAGGATCTGGGCCTGCTGGTGGTCGACGAAGAGCAGCGTTTCGGTGTTCGCCACAAAGAGCGATTGAAGAAAATGTCAGCATCCATCGATGCTTTGGCGATGTCGGCCACGCCGATCCCGCGCACGCTGCACATGTCGCTGGTCGGCCTGCGCGACATGAGCGTGATCGAAACGCCGCCCAAAGACCGCATGGCGATCCAGACGATTGTCGCGAAGTTCGACGAGAAACTGGTGCGTACGGCGATCGAAGTGGAACTGGAGCGCGGAGGGCAGTCTTACTTCGTTTCCAACCGAGTTGAAACGATTTACGAGATGGCGTCCCTGATTCGCGAAATGGTGCCCCAGGCCCGGGTCGTCGTCGGCCACGGACAGATGCCGGAAGCCGAACTCGAACGCGTGATGCTCGCCTTCATGAACGGCGAGTACGACGTTCTGTGCGCGACGAGCATCATCGAAAACGGTCTCGACATTGCGAAGGCCAACACGATCATCATCAACCGAGCTGATCGCCACGGGCTGAGTGAGCTGTACCAGCTTCGCGGACGTGTCGGCCGGTCGAACCGTCGAGCGTACTCGTATCTGCTGATCCCGCCGGAGCAGCAGCTTACGGAGGTGGCACGTCGTCGACTCGCGGCGCTGAAGGAGTTCTCCGACCTTGGTGCGGGCTTCAAGATTGCGGCGCTGGATCTTGAGTTGCGCGGCGCGGGCAACATGCTTGGCGGCGAGCAGAGCGGGCATATTGAAGCGATCGGCTTTGAGATGTACACGACGATGCTCGAAGAAGCGGTATCGAAGCTGAAGGGCGATGGCCGCGAGGAGCGTGCGCAGGTCACGATCAACCTGGGCATCTCGGTGAAGATCGACGAGAGCTATATCGAGGAAGAGAACCAGCGGTTGCGCATGTACAAGCGCATCGCCGGGGCAGAGAATGAGGCGGCGCTGACGGACGTTCGCGCAGAGCTGGAAGACCGCTACGGCAAACCTGCCGACAGCGTGCTCAACCTGCTGGCTGCGGCGGAGATTCGACTGGTCTGCGAACGGCTTCACATCGCGCAGGTCGAGCGCAAGCGCGTGGCGCTGGAAGAGCCGAAGAAGGCTGCTCCTGCGAAGCCCGCGGTGCAGGCAAAGCCAGCGTTTGGGTCTTCGTGGCGCACACCGCCGCCAGCACGTCCGCTTGCAGGACGCTATGGGCAGGCCCCGCAGACGGCGTCACTGAACTTCTCTTCACGCGCTGCGTTGAACCGTACGGAGTCAAACGCGACCAAGGCTGTGCGCGATGCAACGGCGACACGAGCGACAAACTCTCCGCTGGGCGTGGCGGTGATGAAGCCGATGCGCGACATGCTCTTTCTGACGTTCAGCGAGAAACTGCATAACGCGCCGCTAGAGCCGGGTAAGGGCATTCATGTCGGCTTGTTGATGAAGCTGGTCGCGAAGTACGCCAAGCAAGGGGCGCAGTTGACGCCACAAGGTGTTTTGCGGTGGCCGCTGACGTCAGGCAAGGCAGAGGATGTTTTGCGCGAGACACGGGAGTTGTTGCAGATGATGAGCGAGACGCCTTCGGCTTAG